A genomic segment from Callithrix jacchus isolate 240 chromosome 8, calJac240_pri, whole genome shotgun sequence encodes:
- the FAM181A gene encoding protein FAM181A, with translation MASDSDVKMLLNFVNLASSDIKAALDKSAPCRRSVDHRKYLQKQLKRFSQKYSRLPRGLPGRAAEPYLKRGPEDRPGRLLLDLGPDSSPSGGGGCKEKVLRNPCREECLAKEQLPQGQHPEAAQPGQVPMRKRQLPASFWEEPRPTHSYHVGLQGGLGPREGPPYEGKKNCKGLEPLGPETASVPMSPSALVEKESLKMPGVSLVGRVNAWSCCPFQYHGQPIYPGPLGALPQSPVPSLGLWRKSPAFPGELAHLCKDADGLGQKVCRPMVLKPIPTKPAVPPPIFNVFGYL, from the coding sequence ATGGCATCTGACAGTGATGTGAAGATGCTGCTGAACTTCGTGAACCTGGCGTCCAGTGACATCAAGGCTGCCCTGGACAAGTCTGCGCCCTGCCGACGCTCCGTGGACCATCGCAAGTACCTGCAGAAGCAGCTCAAACGCTTCTCCCAGAAGTATTCCCGGCTCCCGCGGGGCCTTCCGGGCAGGGCCGCAGAGCCCTACCTGAAAAGGGGGCCTGAGGACCGGCCCGGGAGGCTGCTTCTCGATTTGGGCCCTGATTCCAGCCCCAGCGGGGGTGGGGGCTGCAAGGAGAAGGTGCTGAGGAACCCCTGCAGGGAGGAATGTCTTGCTAAGGAGCAGCTCCCCCAGGGGCAGCATCCAGAAGCTGCCCAGCCTGGCCAGGTGCCCATGAGGAAAAGACAGCTGCCTGCCTCCTTCTGGGAAGAGCCGAGGCCCACCCACAGCTACCACGTGGGGCTGCAGGGAGGACTGGGCCCCAGGGAGGGTCCTCCCTATGAGGGTAAGAAAAATTGCAAGGGCTTGGAGCCCCTGGGGCCTGAGACTGCCTCAGTGCCCATGTCTCCAAGCGCCCTGGTTGAAAAGGAGTCACTCAAGATGCCAGGGGTCTCCCTGGTGGGCCGTGTCAATGCCTGGAGCTGCTGCCCCTTCCAGTACCATGGACAGCCCATCTACCCGGGCCCTCTGGGGgccctgcctcagagtcctgtCCCCAGCCTGGGCCTGTGGAGGAAGAGCCCAGCCTTTCCCGGGGAGCTGGCGCACCTCTGCAAGGATGCGGACGGCCTGGGGCAGAAGGTGTGCAGGCCTATGGTGCTGAAACCCATCCCCACCAAGCCGGCCGTGCCCCCACCCATCTTTAACGTCTTTGGCTACCTCTAG